A genome region from Anaerobacillus alkaliphilus includes the following:
- a CDS encoding GerAB/ArcD/ProY family transporter, translated as MKVKIASNEFYTLLILFLLGSSIVVGLNLDTEENAWLVNLLSMVFGVGLFYFYLYLLKYGSWKEFHILLEFVFGRFIGRTVLLLYSLYFLYIGSRVVKDFSFFIRQTLFYEIEQMVISIVFVAIIGYALYLGLEAISRTSQILTLFTFLLLILIIIFSFLSDVIYIENVRPLIDLDSLELKNIDRWITFPYGEIVVFLLLLPLVNNYQKLMKFGWIPIAVSGLILIVFSEIIIAILGAKVSTLYTFPLVKAIEMIEIGGVIQHIEFLSVFAFFFVGFVKVCIFLWASTETFRHTFPFFQRNFIIFLLCTSVLVTTVIIADDLPQHLFIGLNIVPLYIHLPFQFVIPLIMLGILFIKNRKGSSSVNSGS; from the coding sequence ATGAAAGTAAAAATAGCGAGTAACGAATTTTATACACTTCTTATTCTTTTTTTACTTGGTAGCTCGATTGTTGTTGGTTTGAATTTAGATACAGAGGAAAATGCGTGGCTAGTCAACTTACTATCAATGGTATTTGGAGTGGGTCTTTTCTACTTTTACCTTTATTTATTGAAATACGGTTCCTGGAAGGAGTTTCACATTTTACTCGAGTTTGTTTTTGGAAGGTTTATTGGGAGGACGGTATTGCTGCTTTATTCCCTTTACTTTCTCTACATAGGAAGCAGAGTTGTAAAAGATTTCTCATTCTTTATCCGGCAGACGTTATTTTATGAAATTGAACAGATGGTAATTTCAATCGTATTTGTAGCGATTATCGGATATGCCTTGTATTTGGGCTTGGAAGCGATTTCGAGAACATCTCAAATATTGACTCTTTTTACGTTTTTATTACTAATCTTAATTATCATATTCTCTTTTTTATCGGACGTCATTTATATAGAAAACGTTAGACCTCTAATAGATCTCGACTCCTTAGAACTGAAAAATATCGATCGGTGGATTACTTTTCCTTATGGGGAAATAGTCGTTTTTCTCCTTCTTTTGCCACTAGTAAATAACTATCAAAAGCTAATGAAATTCGGTTGGATTCCAATAGCAGTAAGTGGCCTAATTCTAATTGTATTCTCGGAAATTATTATCGCTATCTTAGGAGCAAAAGTCTCGACTCTATACACATTTCCACTTGTTAAGGCCATCGAAATGATAGAAATAGGTGGAGTTATTCAGCACATAGAATTTCTTTCTGTATTTGCCTTCTTTTTTGTTGGGTTTGTTAAGGTTTGTATATTTTTGTGGGCTAGTACAGAAACCTTTCGTCATACATTTCCATTTTTCCAAAGGAACTTTATTATTTTCTTACTGTGTACTTCTGTATTAGTTACCACCGTGATTATAGCAGATGATTTACCTCAGCATTTATTTATTGGGCTAAATATTGTACCTCTATATATCCATTTACCTTTTCAATTTGTTATTCCGTTAATCATGCTAGGGATCTTATTTATTAAGAATAGAAAAGGAAGTTCTTCTGTTAATAGCGGTAGTTAA